The window GACTCGCGTTCCGTTTTCGTTCATCAATCGGTTAGGTTGAACAGATGAGGCGACAGACTCATGAGGTTGAATGGATTTCAGGCCGCGACGACGGCCTTGCTGGTCAGTGGAGCCCTCGGGCTGAGCGGCTGTGACGGCGGTGCTTCGGCGGTCCGTGCCCCCAAGGGCGGCGAGCGGCCGGCGGTGGCCGATGCCCGGGAGGCGGGATCGACCTCCACTCCGGCCCCGGCAGGCGATCTGCGGGACGTACCGGTGCGCCAGGTTGCAGGCAAACCGTTCTGGGCCGCCAACCGGACCCGCTCGGCCGAGGAAAATGCCGAACGGGCCTTTGAGCGCAATGGCGAGACCTTCGGTGCCGCCACGGTCGAGGACTATGTCGAAACCGCCCACCGGTTCGTGAGCAACCCGCCCAAGGGCACCGAGACGCTCAAGCGACCCAATGGCGACACCCTGATCTATGACCCGAAAGGCAATGTCTTTGCCGTGGTTTCACGCGAGGGTGCGCCCCGGGCCCTGTTCAAGCCGGATGACGGCGCGGCCTATTGGGAGGTGCAGAAGACCCGCGAAAGCCGCCGGACCACGGCGGCCCGTGAGCGGGGCCAGGGTGAAAGCGGCTAGAGGCCAGGCGTGCCGGGCGTTACGGCCCGGCTGACGGTCCGAAAAAGGCTCTAGCCGAACACCAGGACGATGGCGGTGATGGCCACCACGGCCACGGCTGCGCCGGTCGCGAACCAGGTCAGGGGACGGGGCTTGGCCGGGGCGGCCGCCTGGGCGGCAACCGGCGGTGCCTCGGCCAGGCGGGCGATGGCGCGCAGAGCCTTCAGGGCTTCGTCGGCAAAGTCGCGGACCTTGGCGGCGGGGGAGAGTTCGCGGGTGATCCAGCGACGGACCACCGGATCGGCGGCCGCCCAGATATCGTGGGCCGGGTCGATGCGGCGGGCCACGCCCTCGACCGTGACCATGGTCTTCTGCAGCAGGACCAGTTCCGGCCGCAGGGCCATGTCGAACAGGGCGGTGATCTCGAACAGCTGGGCCAGCAGCTTGCCCATCGAGATGTCGCGGGCATCGAGGCCGAAGACCGGTTCGCCCACCGCCCGCAGGGCCTGGGCAAAGGCGTCGACATCCTGGTGGGCCGGAACATAGCCGGCGTCGAAATGGATGCGGGCGACGCGGGGATAGTCGCGGTTGAGAAAGCCGTAGAGGATCTCGGCCAGATATTTCCGCTCGCCGGGGCCCAGGCGGCCGATGATTCCATAGTCGACGGCCACCACCCTGTCCGGGGCGGCGACGAACAGATTGCCCTCGTGCAGATCGGCGTGGAACAGGCCGTGATCCAGGGCCTGGGCGAGGAAACCCCGGGTGATGTTCTCGGCCAGGACCTTGCGGTCCAGACCGGGAAGCTCGAGCGCTTGCGGATCCGACAGGGGCGCGCCCTCGGCCCAGGCCAGGGTCAGGACCCGCTTGCCGACCCCCTGCCAGACCACGGCCGGGGCCGACATATAGGCGTCCTTGGCCATGACCTCGCCGAGCTCGGCGCAGCCGGCGGCCTCGAAGCGCAGGTCCATTTCCAGATCCAGGGCCCGGATCACCACCTCGACGAAGTCGCGTGGCTTCAGGCGGCGAACGGCGGGCACCAGGCCTTCGGCCAGGTCGGCGGCCAGACGCAGAACGGCGCTGTCCTCGGCCACGCGGCGTTCGATCCCTGGGCGCAGGACCTTGACCGCCACCTTGCGGCCGTCGAGTAGCCGGGCCGGATGGGCCTGGGCCAGGGAGGCGGCGGCCACCGGGGCCTCCAGCTCGGCAAACAGGGTCTCGACCGGACGGCCCAGGCTGCGTTCGATCTCCTCGCGGGCCTCGGCGAGCGGGAAGGGGGCCAGACGGTCCTTCAGGCGCGACAGGTCCTCGGCGAAGGGGGTGCCGAAGATGTCGGCCCGGGTCGACAGGAACTGGCCCATCTTGATCGCGGCGGGACCCAGGCCCTCAAGGGCACCGGCCAGCCTCTGTCCCGGCCGTCCGAGACGCGCGCGGGGACCGGAAAACAGCCGCAGGGTCCGGGCCGCCAGCCGCGCCGACGGCGGCAGCAGGGGGTCCAGCTCGCGCGGGATCAGGGCATCGGCCCGGATCAGGACCCAGCCCGCGCCGATCAGGCGCCAGAACGCGGACATCTGGCCCATGGGCTAGACGGCCCAGCCCTGGTGCATGGCCGCGACGCCGCCGGTGAAGTTGCTGATCGTCACCCGCTTGAAGCCGGCCTTTTCCATCATGGCGGCAAAGGTCCTCTGGTCGGGGAAGCGCCGGATGCTCTCGACCAGGTACTGATAGGCGTCGCGATCCCTGGCCACCCATTCCCCGACCTGCGGGATGACCTTGAAGCTGTAGGCGTCATAGGCCCTGGCCAGGGCTTCGGTGACCGGCCGCGAGAATTCCAGACAGATGAACCGCCCGCCCGGCTTCAGGACCCGGCGCGCCTCACGCAGGGCTGCGTCGATGTCGGTGACATTGCGGATGCCGAACGAGATCACATAGGCGTCGGCATAGGCATCGGGCAGGGGCAGGCGCTGGGCGTCGCCGACCGTCCAGGTGATTTCAGGCTCGCCGCCCTTGTCGATGCCGGCGGCGATCATCTCGGCATTGTAGTCGATGATATTGATCATCGCATCGGGGCCGCCCCGGCGCTCCTGGGCGCGGCGGGCCATCTTTGCAAAGCGGCGGGCCATGTCGCCGGTGCCGCCCGCGCAGTCGATGATGATCTCGCCCGGCTGCGGATTGAGCCGTGCGGCGACGGCGTCCTTCCACAGACGGTGAACGCCCCCGCTCATCAGGTCGTTCATCAGGTCATAGTTCTTGGCGACGCGATCGAAAACGCCCCGCACCAGGCCCGCCTTCACCGAAGGATCGACGTCCTTGAAACCGAATGTGGCTGCGGGCTTGCTCATGACGTCTTTCGGCCAGGCTCTATATAAGGTCGTCCGCTATTAGACCGCGCGTCGCGTCACGTCACCTTCTTGAGGCCAACCCTTGCCCGAATTGCCCGAAGTCGAGACCGTCCGGCGCGGCCTGGAACCCACCTTGAGCGGCGCGCGGCTCAGCCGCGTGCGCGCCAACCGGCCCGATCTGCGCTTTCCCCTACCCGAGGGCTTCGTCCAGAGGCTGACCGGGGCGAGGATCCTTCGGCTGGACCGCCGGGCCAAGTATCTGCTGGCCCCGCTCGATCGCGGCGACACCCTCGTCATGCATCTGGGCATGACCGGCCGGTTCGAGATCGCCGTGCCCGAGGGCACCATTCGCCCCGGCGACTTCGCCCGCGAGGTCAAGCCCGACGACAAGCACGCCCATGTGGTCTTCGAGACGGAAGACGGGGCGGTGGTCACCTATCACGACCCCCGCCGCTTCGGCTTCATGGACCTGATCGCCACCGACCAGGTGGACCGCCATCCGTGGTTTTCGACCATGGGCCCCGAGCCCCTGGGCGAGGGCTTTACCGCCCAGACCCTGGTCAGGGCCTTTGCGAACCGCAAGCAGGGCCCCAAGACCCTGCTGCTGGATCAGAAGACCGTCGCGGGCCTGGGCAATATCTATGTCTGCGAGGCCCTGCACCGGGCGGGCATCTCGCCGTTCAAGCCCTCGGGGATGATCGCCGGCAAGCGCCTGGGCCCCCTGACGACCATCATCAAGGAGGTCCTGGCCGAGGCGGTCGAGGTCGGGGGCTCGACCCTGAAGGACTTCGCCGCCGCCGACGGGGCCCTGGGCTATTTCCAGCACCGCTTCCGGGTCTATGACCGCGAGGGCGAGGCCTGTCCGACCCGGGGCTGCAAGGGAGTTATTGCCCGCGAGGTCCAGGCGGGGCGGTCGACGTTCTATTGCCCGGTGTGTCAGGTTTAGGGGGGCTGCCTCGGAGCGGTCTTTTCCAAGGTCGGCATGGGGCGGCAAGCGGACATGCTCCCTCTCCCAAAGGGAGAGGGTTGGGGTGAGGGGTTACGGCGTTTGACGGAGTGCCGGCACGCCGTCCCGCCTCGTAACCCCTCACCCTCCCATCCCGGCCTTCGCCGGGACGGGCCCCTCCCTCTCTCAAAGAGAGAGGGACCATGAA of the Caulobacter henricii genome contains:
- the ubiB gene encoding 2-polyprenylphenol 6-hydroxylase, with amino-acid sequence MGQMSAFWRLIGAGWVLIRADALIPRELDPLLPPSARLAARTLRLFSGPRARLGRPGQRLAGALEGLGPAAIKMGQFLSTRADIFGTPFAEDLSRLKDRLAPFPLAEAREEIERSLGRPVETLFAELEAPVAAASLAQAHPARLLDGRKVAVKVLRPGIERRVAEDSAVLRLAADLAEGLVPAVRRLKPRDFVEVVIRALDLEMDLRFEAAGCAELGEVMAKDAYMSAPAVVWQGVGKRVLTLAWAEGAPLSDPQALELPGLDRKVLAENITRGFLAQALDHGLFHADLHEGNLFVAAPDRVVAVDYGIIGRLGPGERKYLAEILYGFLNRDYPRVARIHFDAGYVPAHQDVDAFAQALRAVGEPVFGLDARDISMGKLLAQLFEITALFDMALRPELVLLQKTMVTVEGVARRIDPAHDIWAAADPVVRRWITRELSPAAKVRDFADEALKALRAIARLAEAPPVAAQAAAPAKPRPLTWFATGAAVAVVAITAIVLVFG
- a CDS encoding class I SAM-dependent methyltransferase produces the protein MSKPAATFGFKDVDPSVKAGLVRGVFDRVAKNYDLMNDLMSGGVHRLWKDAVAARLNPQPGEIIIDCAGGTGDMARRFAKMARRAQERRGGPDAMINIIDYNAEMIAAGIDKGGEPEITWTVGDAQRLPLPDAYADAYVISFGIRNVTDIDAALREARRVLKPGGRFICLEFSRPVTEALARAYDAYSFKVIPQVGEWVARDRDAYQYLVESIRRFPDQRTFAAMMEKAGFKRVTISNFTGGVAAMHQGWAV
- the mutM gene encoding bifunctional DNA-formamidopyrimidine glycosylase/DNA-(apurinic or apyrimidinic site) lyase — protein: MPELPEVETVRRGLEPTLSGARLSRVRANRPDLRFPLPEGFVQRLTGARILRLDRRAKYLLAPLDRGDTLVMHLGMTGRFEIAVPEGTIRPGDFAREVKPDDKHAHVVFETEDGAVVTYHDPRRFGFMDLIATDQVDRHPWFSTMGPEPLGEGFTAQTLVRAFANRKQGPKTLLLDQKTVAGLGNIYVCEALHRAGISPFKPSGMIAGKRLGPLTTIIKEVLAEAVEVGGSTLKDFAAADGALGYFQHRFRVYDREGEACPTRGCKGVIAREVQAGRSTFYCPVCQV